The nucleotide window GACTCTACTctttgatttaattatttttcgACCATATCCCTGTATCTGGTTCCATGTTAAACACAAATATTGCCTCCAATGTGCTTATTTTAGTTCTCCATGAGTGGGCCTTCATGTGAATTGAGTACAATGTATTATGGTGTgccatgtaatatttataacTTAATTAAGGCTAAAAACTTAATGAAAATTGAATTTCTGATTCTTTAAACCACAGGGCTAAAAAACCTCCtatgtacttattattattatgctaatattattattagcattatgTATTTACAGATTTAAACCCAGTTGCCCAAACCCTAAACCCCGATTACTAGTGTTGCATATAGAAATTAATATGTAAATTCAAAAATTGCATTGTCctccagcattgtcaccctgtcacatacaCCCCTTGGTTGAGAccataaatgtttataataacaCACATTGCACAAGAATGCTCCAATGATCCAATTTTAGTCCACACTAAAGCAATAGTGTGCAGATCATATGAAAATGTCTTTATGTGTATGTAGCCAACAAAACAGCTGACAAAGTCTGAAATCAAACAAGAACACAACCATATTCATAATGCCCACcattttatcaaaacaaaatggTTATCCTGGTTATTTGGTTTAGATCTACTTAAAGTTTACCTATAGGCAAAACCGGACACGCCAAACAATATTAGGCCGAAATTCCCTATAATATTGTGTAGGTCTACTCTGGCCAGCCAAAATAACTCTTACCTACCTAAGCCTCTGCTGGTCTGTCTTCTGCCCATAGTATGCCCTGCTGCCACCTCTCAAGTAAATAATGCACCCACTCATTCACATTATCTTCAATAAAGTGTGATTCAACAGCCCAGACCACCATCTTCCATTTTTTCCATGGTCCAGCCCTTATGGTTAGACAGCAGTTTAGGCACTTTTAGCAGTAGCCAGCATGGGCCAGCATGGGCTATAAAGTCCCATAGACAGCAAGCTGAAATGCGCAATGTGTTCTTACACCTTTCTCTAGAAGGACTTTAATCGAATTTGCGCTACAGTTGCTCTTTTACAGGGTCAGATCTGCAGGTCTAGCCTTTTGCTAAACAGATCAAAGATCCTTTAGGCACCCCTTATTACCATTAGACCTTTCAAAGGCCACTGCATACTGGGAATACCCCTCAAGATCTTCCAGTTGGGAGATGCATTTACCCAGTCATCTAGAACCcacaatttggcccttgtcaaAGTAATTAAGATGCTTGCACCTGCCCATTTGACCTGCTTCCAACACTATGACCTTCAGGAACCAACTGTTCACTTAGTACCTATTGTTCTCCATTCCCTGCCCGGTGATATTATATCAATATAATCAATATTATCTGCTTCACAAGTTtcatataatttcattatttttgagtCCTGcctgtaaaattgttttattaccgATTGATCCTGCCAGTGGATGTATGATTGCTCTTCTTGTTTTTAGGGTAACAAATCTGTTCATTTTGCCATGAAATcacaaagcagtgttgtcagcccatgAACAGGGTAGAATTAAATagacatattttaaacaaataacagTTGATTCTCAGTTAAAGAATTTACATAACTGTATACCATTCTTTCCcctgagggaacccttgaaattactttcaggtctttaggcaaccccttctataattactataactacacatcacagtatattagtgtgatggtcagtgggaagaattcctcttacattgctggccattgggaagataccactcttacagatagccaaaaacatcattgttgCTACTTTAAACTGActaagaagcacaaattgctcattgctcaagaacccCTCTTGAAGAACCATAGTTGAGAAACTCTGATGTATACTATtagtacagtatattatattttgtattatataatcaTGTTAATTACATTctgtctttgttctttttatgaCTCCCAGAGTACATATAAGAACAATGTTACCACAATTTTCTTGGAAGGATTCCACAATCTAGGAAAATTGAATCTGCTCCTTTTCACActtcttctttttatatacattgggACAATATGTGGAAACCTCTTAAACATTGCTCTGGTGTCCTACAGCAAGACCCTCCATTCTCCAATGTACTTCTTGCTCAGCCATCTTTCTATAAGTGACATCATGTTGACCACAGATATTGCCCCTAACATGCTAAAACTTGTACTACACGAACAGGCTTCCATATCATTTATTAGCTGTATCactcagttttatttctttagcttCTCTGGAACATCTGAATGTCTTCTTCTCATGGTGATGGCCTATGACCGCTATCTAGCCATCTGCTCACCTCTGCATTATGCCTCAATTATGAACCACATGCTTTCTATTAAGTTAATTTTGGCATCCTGGCTTTTAAGTTGCATTGTTGCGTTGATCTTAACTCTTGGCATATCTCAGCTACAATTCTGCGGGCCAAATACTATAGAACATTTTTACTGTGATCTTTACCCTCTGGTTCAGCTTTCTTGCTCAGATGTGTCTATTGTTGAGATGGAAACCACCTTGCTGTGTATTCCAGTGGTTGTCATTCCATTGTTTGTGATAATAGTCTCATATACGTACATTGTTTCAGCAATATTAAAGATATCTTCAGTCTCTGGAAGACGTAAAACTTTTTCTACTTGTAGCTCCCACCTGACAGTTGTGTCTATATTTTATGGGACTCTTAGTGCAATTTATGTCATTCCAAATGAGGGCCAGTCAGAGGTCATCAGTAAGATTCTGGCTTTGTTGTATACGGTGTTTATCCCTTTTTTAAATCCTTTCATTTACAGTCTGAGGAACAAAGACATGAAGGCAGCTTTGCGAAACATTTGTATGACCATAGCAGAATTAATAAAAGATTAGCGAATCTGGCAGCACCAATGCCACCAAACAGCCCACTTAGAATATGCCAAACACTGCATAAAATCCACAAAACATGTAGACTGAAATTATTTGGAGGGGCTGAACCAAAAGTAAACTTTAAGACCATAACCCTAAATGCTATGAGGTGAGAAGGTCTATGAAGAAAAGCCAAACATCCCTACTGTGAAATATGGAGGTGGATTTCTACTGTTCCCATAAGGAGGGGAAGGTGGTGGACTATGGCAGCAAAAATGTAGTTAAAacttaaagcaaaataaatgcagcataTCAACAATCAATATCAATGGAAAGCTGGAGGCTGTGCATGGGGTGCAATTGAACTTtctaatattacaattttgtaaaatattgggcCAAGATGACCCTTCAGTGCTTGCAGCACAAAATAAAGGGGCTCTGCAGTGATCATCCCATTCTCTTGACCTCTCCATCACTCTAGGTTAGTTGCTTTAGTTACAGCACAAAAagtgaaggtcctggagtggtcAACTCATCACATTCACCTGACCTTTCCATTCCTTTCCATCGTTAAGCTACTTTAGGGAGATTTCAAGCATAGGGTTGCATGGGGCTGCATGGGGTTGAGGAtgcaatacaacaaaaatatttcgATAGCccaaaataatcaataaatctAAAGGGATCAATATAGAATTTAAAGAATTAAACAGATATGCAAACTTTATAGCAGACCATTCTTTCAATTCTTCCTATTGCTATGGGATGCTTATTCATTGTTTAGTGATGTCTGATAGTTTAACTAGAATTGCTTCAAAGTAAGATAAATGTGTTTATTCCATATTGTTTTATATGGTCAGCAGCCTAAAACTCTTAAAGTATGATccatctgtaaaaaatgtatagagaTTGCTTGTCAATATTTTATATGAGAGAGAGTTGGATTTTCAGTGTTTGAGTACAGTCTTTTATAGAGTATAGATTAGTGTTGCTTGAATTGGCCTATGTTTGGACAAACAGAAGCAATTGCTCAACTTATGCTTTGGAGTAGCCAAAACCAAACCAAAGAGTTAGAGCTAGAGCACATGGGTGTCAGGTGGTatttacacttctgccagcagatggagcgtGTCTGCTGAATATTCTGGTCCTGTGTGGTAATGGGGCAGCTCTTGGGAAGTCACATGGTACAGACAAGAGTAAACGGTGAATGGGATTCCTGGACATAGCTGCTGCTGGCTggagaggagtgcaaggtgggtgaca belongs to Pyxicephalus adspersus chromosome 2, UCB_Pads_2.0, whole genome shotgun sequence and includes:
- the LOC140325005 gene encoding olfactory receptor 5P68-like: MLITFCLCSFYDSQSTYKNNVTTIFLEGFHNLGKLNLLLFTLLLFIYIGTICGNLLNIALVSYSKTLHSPMYFLLSHLSISDIMLTTDIAPNMLKLVLHEQASISFISCITQFYFFSFSGTSECLLLMVMAYDRYLAICSPLHYASIMNHMLSIKLILASWLLSCIVALILTLGISQLQFCGPNTIEHFYCDLYPLVQLSCSDVSIVEMETTLLCIPVVVIPLFVIIVSYTYIVSAILKISSVSGRRKTFSTCSSHLTVVSIFYGTLSAIYVIPNEGQSEVISKILALLYTVFIPFLNPFIYSLRNKDMKAALRNICMTIAELIKD